In Natronoarchaeum mannanilyticum, the genomic window TACTGTCTCCCTCTCAGTCGGCACGGTCCCCGGTAGGTCGAAAAGCACACGAAATGAACTATCTCTCAGTCACCCAACAACCAGAGAGCCGTCGCTAGTCTTCCTTCCGCGCCGCCAGGATCGCCTCCACCAGCTCGTCCTCGTGCTCGCTGGCCACCCGCAACACGGCGTCGTGGAACTCCCGCCCGGTCAGATCCCGGACGTCGTGCTCGGCCCGCAGTCGGGCGTCGACGAGCGCCTCGGCGTCCTCGAACTGCTGCCAGGCGTCCGAGCGGACGTACACCGAGTGCTGTTCGGTGTCGTCGAAGCCGAACGCCGAGCCCGCGATCGACGGGGCGGGCTCGTCGTCCGACGGTTCAGTCTCCCCCTCGGCGTCGACACTCTCCGGAATGTCCCCACTGTCCGCAATGTCCACACTGTCTGCAATGTCTGCACTTTCTACAATGTTTGAACTGTCCACACCATCTGCACTTTCCTCACCGCTCCCGACATCCGTCGTTTCCGATGCTCCCGCGCCGTCCGCAGTGTCTGACCTATCCATCTCTTGCCTCTCGACGTCCGCCGACGTAGCCGTCTGCGCTCCGTCGCTGTCCGTGCTATCCGTGCCGTCCGAACCGCTACCGCCGTCCACGCTGTCTGAACTTTCTACAATGTTTGCACTGTCTGCACTTTCTGGAATGTCCGCAATGTTTGAACTGTCTACAATGTCTGCACTTTCCGAGCTTTCTACACCGCTCGTTTCCCCTTCGGCGTTCGCGCTGGCGTCGCCGTCTGTGGACTCGCCGCTCTCCGGCTCGTCGGTACTCTCTTCCTCCTCCTCGTCCTCGTCGACGGCGTCGCTCAGCCCGGCGAAGCGGTTCTCGTCAGGCATCGGTGACACCTCCGTCCTGGACGACCGCGGCGAGCTCGTCGAGCCGATCGAGCATGTCGCTGTCGGGGTCGTAGGTGGCGAGCGGGACGCCCTCGCGCCAGGCGCGGCGGAACGAGATGCGCTCGCGGATACCCGGTCCCGGCGAGACGCCGAACTGGTCCGACCGGGCGAACTCGGGGAGATATTCGCCGAACTCCGAGTCCTCGAGGTCGCCGATGATGCGCTTTTCCTCGTTGTCGCCCGAGAGCTTGTTCGGGACGATCGCCGCGATGTCGATCCCGACCTCGCGGTCGATAGGGACGATCTGCTGGGTGTACATGCGCTCGAACCCTGACACGCTGGGCTCGGCCATCTGCAGCGGAACGATCACGTTCTGGGTGGCGATCAGCGAGGCGTCCGACAGCGGCCCGAGGTTCGGCGGCGAGTCGATCACGACGCGGTCGTACCCGTCCTCGACGAGCGGTTCGACGATCCGCCGACGGACCCACAGCTCCGCGAAGCGGGTGTTGCGGATCGTGTCAGCGACGGTGTCGAGGTCCTTGTGCCCCGGTAGCACGTCGAACTCCGTCTCGCCGGCGGCCGGGCGGATCACATCGCCCGGCGTCGTCGGATCGTCGTCGTCGAGCACGTGCCCGAGGTGGACGTCGGCCTCGTAGGCGTCGGCCAGTCCGACGCCCTCGGTCGCGTTCCCCTGCTGGTCGAGGTCGACCAGCAGTACGTCGTCGCCGCGGGCGGCGAGTCGCTCGGCGAGGTTGATCGCGATCGTCGTCTTTCCGACGCCGCCTTTCTGTAGCGCCACGCTGACTGCGTTCGTTCGGTCCATCGTTACAATGTGTGGAATGTCTGGAGTGTCTGGAATGTGCGCACTGTGCTCCGGTCGATACGTATCGATGCGCAACCAACTGGTATATAATTACCGCACGTGTGGGGACGAGACGCGCATAGAATGTCTACAATGTGTAAACATTGTAGTTCGGTGCAGATCGTTCGGTCGACCGCGGCGTCCCACCCGGAGATGCGAACGGTCGTCTCCGATCCGATCGTCGACCTCAGCCTCATCGATAATTCGTATCCACATTCCCCACCCCACGCTGTCGATCAGAACTATGCGTCGACCGACCTGTGACGAATGCGACGTTGATCCGGAAGCCGACGCCCCCGGTGTAGTGTCGAGAGACGATCACCCCGTCCGGGGTCGTGGCTCCGCCGACGGTAGTAAGCCGACGTGTCTCGGCGCGGGGACGGTACCGTGCCCGCACCGCAGGTCACGAGCCGAGTAGGGTCGAGTTCGCGCTTCCGCGCGTGCGCGCAAATGGACTGATGATCCGGTAGTGCATACTTAGCTTAGACGCCGCATAATCGCCCGCAGCGGTAAGCCTCGCGTCGAGCGACGCGATCCGCTGTAGCGAGTTTATAACTAAGGGTGACACACCCCGTTTGAGGAACGAACAGCACTGATGATTAAGTACCCCTCGGCGGTGGCATCCGATATAAATGTATCATCAGGGGAAGGAGCGGTCCCGACGAAACCATGTCAAACATGAACACATACAGCCGATCGAAGCAACACACGGACGAAGAAGAGGGAGAGTCCCGCGAAGGGTCGACGTGCTCCGAGTGTAACTCGGGGACGCTCGTCCACAACTCCGACCGGCACGAACTCGTCTGCGACGAGTGCGGCCTGGTCGTCGAGGACGAGTCGATCGACTACGGGCCGGAGTGGCGCGCGTTCAACCACTCCGAGCGCCAGGAGCGCTCGCGCGTGGGGGCGCCGACGACGGAGCTGATGCACGACCAGGGGCTGACGACCAAGATCGACTGGCGGGACAAGGACGCCCACGGGCGGACGATCCGCCCCGAACAGCGCAGCCGGATGCGGCGGCTGCGAAAGTGGCAACAGCGCATCCGAACGGGCGACGCCGGCGAACGCAACCTCAAGCAGGCGCTCTCGGAAATTTCGCGGATGTCGAGCGCGCTGGGCGTCCCTCACTCGGTGCGAGAGGTCGCCAGCGTCATCTACCAGAAGGCGCTGGACGCCGACCTGATCCGCGGCCGGTCGATCGAGGGCGTCGCGACCGCGGCGCTGTACGCCGCCTGCCGCCAGGAGGAGATCCCGCGCAGCCTCGACGAGGTCGCGGAGGTCTCTCGGGTCGAGCGCAAGGAGATCGGCCGCACGTACCGGCACATCTCCCAGCAGCTGAACCTCGTGATGGAGCCGGTCGACCCCAAGCAGTACCTGCCGCGCTTCTGCTCGCAGCTCGAGATCGACTCGGAGGTCCGCCAGCTCGCCAAGGAGATCGTCGACGTGACCGTCGACAGCGGCCTCCACTCGGGCAAGTCGCCGACGGGCTGTGCGGCCGCGGCGATCTACCTGGCCGCCCAGCGCTGCGACCAAGAGCTCACCCAGCGCGAGGTCGCCGACGTCGCGCAGGTGACCGTCGTCACGATTCGAAATCGCTACCAGGAGCAGGTCCAGGCGATGGACGACCAGTAATCGGGACGGGTTCGCTACCGCACGAGGGGGAGCTGCGCGGCGACACCAGCTGTTTTGAGAAAGCGACGGGAGAAATCGAACAGCGCGAAGTCCGGAGATAGCTACCGTAGCGACGTTTATTCCGGCGGATACACCAGAATATCGCCGTCGCTGTAAACCACCACGAGATACTCCTCGAGCGGGAACGAGATCCGGCCGCGCGCCGACGTCGCGGCGTCGCCACGATCGAAGATCTCATCGAGTGCGTCCGGATCAACGTACCTGTTCAGAGGCTCGATATCGATCGGGTCGCGCCCCGAAACTGACGCGACGGCCTCGATGACGGTGATGCTGAGGGCGGCGTCGTCGGACCACTCGAAGCGGTGCGCGTCGGATCGACGCTCGTCGCGGCCGTCGTGATAGTCTGTATTTCTCATGGGGACTGGGTCACGCCAATACTGGTCGGTAACGCTCCCTGTCCTATGGTAATACATCGCACGAAATAAAAATATTATGGCAGACGTCGCGAACTTGCCGTCAACGCTGCAGGTATCGCGCCGATCAGCCCGTCGTATCGATCAACTCCTCATTTCGATCGATCAATCGGTTCGGTCAGTCCATCGGTCGATCGAGTTCGGCGTCCATCGTCCGGGCGAGCCAGCGATCGGCTCGTCGGCCGCCGCAGTAACTGACGACCGATCTTTCGGGGTCGTAGTCGATTACGCCGGCCGACGAGAGTTTCGGTAAGTGAGTGTGCCGAAGTGACAGTTCGATCTCGTCGCGGGGCGGGATCTCGTCTGACACCCGCCTCTCGAGTGCGGCCAGCTCGTTGACCAGTTCGGTTGTCGAGAGCGCCGTCGCCGGCGTTTCGACGATGCAGTACAGCGCGTATCGACGCCGCGCCGTCGAGAGACACGAGAACAACCGGTCGAACTCGATCGGCCCGTCGTCGCGTTCGGCATCCCCCTGTTCTCCCCTAGATCCGTATTCCTCCGACATTGCTGCGAGTTGCTTCGCTCACTCACGTAAGTATACGTCACCTTGGACGACCAAGGTGACGAGTAGAAGCCACCTACCGGTGCCACGAAACCGACGATCGACGCCGACGGGACGGAACAGTCCGGAGGCGGGCGACTGCTGTTGTGGCGACGCCGACGGGATCCTTTCGGACGGCAAACCCGTAGCGGGGACTTACCTGACGGCGGTTTCGAGTAGCGATGCGATTGATTCGGTTAAGATGCGCCACCTAGTCACGTTCGGAAGCATCACCTTGGTTTAATTAACTTTAAAATGCGGGGCGTTGATTACCCAATCGGACAGAACGGGGACGCCGAGGGACTCGCCGACCAGTTACGGGGAGGAGAAACGGCAACGTGCCTACAAAAAACATGATGGGGATGTACGAATCGTGCGAGTACGCTACCAACCAGCAATCGTCGACCCGCGAGACCGGGCCGTATGACCAGCAGTGACATGGACGTTCCGGAGGCGGAACGTACGAACGACGAGGGCGAAGTCGAATCCGAGGAGGAGCCGGCCGAGGCGGAGCAGTCCGTCGAACCGGAGCCGCTCCCGCTCGATATCGTCTTCGAGATACTGAAGAACAAACGCCGGCGCCTGGTGCTTCGGTACGTCAGGCGCGAGGAGAACGGCACCGTCGATCTGGGCGAGCTCGCCGAACACGTGGCTGCCCTCGAGAACGACAAGTCGGTGTCGGCGCTGACGTCGGGGGAGCGAAAACGGGTGTACGTCGGGCTCTACCAGTGCCATCTGCCGAAGATGGACGACGCCGGCATCGTCGAGTTCGATCGCAACCGGGGGACGATCGAGCTCGGCGAGAACGCCGACCAGCTCGACGAGTATCTAGACAACCAGTCCGAAGAGGAGACGGTCTGGCCCCGCTACTACCTGAGCATCACGCTGATCGGCGGCGGGCTGTTCCTGATCGGCCAGGCCGGACTGTTCCCGGCCGACTGGGTCCAGACGGTCATCGTCCTCGCGATGCTCGTCGCGCTGGCGGGCTGTGCCGTGCTCCAGTCGCGCGAGGACTAAGGGCCGGTCAGCGCCGCGTCCGCCTTTCACGACGACGCACACGACTGAGCAGCCGCCGGCGAAGCCAGTGCTTTCAGCCGCGGTGGGCACGGGCGACGTTGCCGTCGACGATGGGGCGCTGTGCGGGGATGACGTTCGTCGGTCGCCGCCGACGGTCAGTCCAGATGCCGACGAGTCCGTACTCCGGAGTAAGATAGTTCACAGGTCCTAAAACCAACCTATCCGTGCTAGGTACCTTCTGCCGAACTGGCACCCGATCAATAACAAAGAGTGGCGCACGGGACAGGGGCAGTATCCAGTTCCCGGAACCGCCGGGGCGTACAGCGCGAGAAACCCATGTCCGCAACGCACTCACGACACGACCAATCGCACCGACACTCGAACCGCTTCCGCCGCAACTCGAACTGCACTCGCCGTCGCTCGAGCCATCTTCGGACTGGTGCTGATGGCCGCCGAGGCGCCGACACGGGGGGTGGATGACGATGTGCGGCATCACCGCCCGGATCGGGCGCGGCGACGCCGTCGACGAACTGCTGACCGGCCTCGAGAACCTGGAGTACCGGGGGTACGACTCCGCCGGCGTGGCGATCAAGAACGGCCACGGCCTCGCCGTCCACAAGCGCGAGGGGAAGATCGACCAGCTCAAGAGCCGCGTCGAGCAGTCGCCCCCCGAGGGGTCGATGGGGATCGGCCACACCCGCTGGAGCACCCACGGGCCGCCGACCGACGCCAACGCCCACCCCCACACCGACTGCACCGGGTCGATCGCGGTCGTCCACAACGGCATCATCGAGAACCACGAGGCGCTGAAGGCCGACCTCCGCGAGCGCGGCCACCGGTTCGAGAGCGACACCGACACCGAGGTGATCCCGCACCTGCTCGAGGAGCACGTCGACCGCGGGCTCGAACTCGACGTCGCCTTCCGCCGGATGGCCGAGCAGCTCCAGGGGAGCTACGCCATCGCGGCGATGACCGACGAGGCCGACGCCGTCTACGCGACCCGGCAGGGCTCGCCGCTCGTGCTGGGGATCGACGACGACTGCCACTACCTGGCCAGCGACGTCCCCGCGTTCCTGGAGTTCACCGATCGGGTCGTCTACCTCGAGGACGGCGACGTCGTGACCGTCACCGACGAGGGGTACGAAATCGTCGACAGTCAGGGCGACCCGCTGGACCGCGAGGTCCGGACGGTCGACTGGGTCGCCGAAGACGCCGAGAAGGGACGGTACGACCACTTCATGCGCAAGGAGATCAGCGAGCAGCCCACCGCGCTCGCCCAGACGATCGAGGGGCGGATCGACGCGAGCGAGGAGGGCGAACCGATCGTCACCGACGGTAGCGAGGCGGCCTCGAGAGGTGACAGCGTCTCCACCCCCGGTGCCGACGGCGTCAGCCTGGAGGAGTTCCCGCCGGGGACGTTCGCGGACGTCTCGGCGATCCAGTTCGTCGCCTGTGGCACGAGCTACCACGCCGCGCTGTACGGCCAGCAGCTGCTCGCTCGGCGCGGCGTCAGCGCCCAGACGTTCCGCGCCGGCGAGTACGCCATGTCGCCGGCGCCCGTCGACGACGACACGCTGGTGATCGGCGTCACCCAGAGCGGCGAGACAGCAGACACCCTCGAATCGCTGCGCCGGGCCGCCGAAGGCGGTGCCCGCACGCTCGCGCTGACCAACGTCGTCGGCTCGACGGCCGCCCGCGAGTGCGACGACGCGATGTTCATCCGTGCCGGGCCCGAGATCGGCGTCGCCGCGACGAAGACGTTCTCCTCGCAGGTCGCCTCGCTGGGGCTGCTGGCCGAGCGGCTCGCCCGCGACGTGGCCGACTCCGAGAGCGAGGACAGCCGACAGCTGCTCGCGGAACTGTCGACCCTTCCCGAGACGGTCCAGCGCGTGTTAGACGAGACGCAAGCGATGGAGGTCGTCGACCGCTACCGGGCGATGGATTCGTATTTCTTCATCGGCCGGGGCGTCGCCCACCCGGTCGCGATGGAGGGCGCGCTGAAGTTCAAGGAGATCACCTACGAGCACGCCGAGGGCTTCGCCGCCGGGCAGCTCAAGCACGGCCCGCTCGCGCTCGTGACGCCGAACACGCCCGTGTTCGCGGTGTTCACCGGTCGGCATACCGACAAAACGCTGAGCAATGTCCGGGAGGTCCAAGCCCGCGGCGCGCCCGTGATCGGCGTCGTCAGCGAGGACAACCGGGAAGTGATCGACACCGTCGACGCCGCGCTGACGATCCCCGAAGCCCATCCCGACGTCGCCGCCGTGCTCGCGAACGTCCAGCTCCAGCTGGTCGCGTACCACGTCGCCGACTACCTGGATCGCCCGATCGACAAACCGCGCAACCTCGCCAAGAGCGTCACCGTGGAGTGAGTCGCCGATGTCAACGATGGACCCAGAGCAGGTGCACGTCAGCTGGCACCGCGACGGCGGCGACCGACAGGTGATGATCGGCCTCGACGGCGAGGACGTCAAGCTCGCGATGACGTTCCCCGTCGACCTCTCGCGGCGCGAACTGGAGACGATCCTCGACGAGCGCGACCGCGAGATCGACCACTACTTCGAGGCGCTGGCGCGGGTGCGCCAGCGGAACGCGAAAGCGAGCGAGAGTGCGAACGTGAACGAGGGGACGCAGCAAAACGAGAAGGTTCGGGAGTAGCGGTTCGGTTTTCTCGGGGTAATTTTTGTAGTGGTGGTTGATCGGTAAGGTACAATGCAAAGGAACCACCGTTGCGAGTGTTCCCGTTCTTTACGGACACCCCAGTTTGCGAGTGTTCTTGATCAGCGGTCTAGCGTAGTCCTCAGTCCCCGAGGAGTTGCTGGAGTTTGCTCGGGATTGTTCTATTCGTTTCCGGATGACCGGGGACGTCAAGCCGTTCAAGAGCTTGGACGGCCATTTCTGTAGACAGCGAATCGAGTGAGTACTCGAATCGGGTTTCTTCTCCGATCCCCTCTTGGACTTCTGCTCGTTTGATCAGTCCTAGCATGTGCATATTCGAGAGATAATCGTGAACTCGGCGACTCGCATTCACCTCTCCGATGATCTCTTCGGCGTACTGTCTGTACACCGGATACAACTCCTTTCGTCCGACTGGCGTCTCGTTCTGGAGGTGTAAGGTCACCAGCGCCGCGATCGTCATATGCTCGTGCTTGTCCATGGACTCGATCGCCTCTAGCATCCGATCCCGTTCGAGCTCTTCGCGTGCCCGTTCGATATGTTCGAGTCGTACTTCCTCTTCGTCTTTGGCAAGTTGCCCTCCTCGCCGTAGCAGATCTAGCGCATATCTGGCGTCACCGCCTTCTTGAGCGCCGTACGCCGCCGTAAGCTCGATGACACCGTCTTTGATGGTTCCCTCTTTGAATGCCCGCTGACTTCGGTGCAGGAGAATTTCCTGCAACTCCGTCGCGTTGTAGCTGCTAAACGTGATCTCGTGCTCGCAGAGAGAAGAGGTCACTTTCGAGGAGAGGCCTTCTTTAAAACTGAGATCGTTACTGATACCGATCAGAGCGGGCCAGACATTTTCGAGACGACCGTTCGCCCGTGCGCGGGGGATCTGGTAAAGAATCCGGTCTTGTGAACCGATGTTGTCGACCTCGTCGAGAACAATAATCACGTAATCCCGAACGTCAGTGTCACCGTCTCCAATCGCGTCTAACGCCTCGAACAGCGTTTCGTACACCTGGCTCTTCGGAAGACCCGATCTCGGTAACTGATCACGTGCGGGCAACAATTGATTCGCGAGGGTGATCGCGACTTGATACGAGGAGGAACAGTCGTTGCAGTTCAACCAGATCGTTTCGAGCGAAATATCGTCGTAGTTCGCGACAGAGTCGGTGAGCTCGCTGATCTCGTATTTCGTCGACGCCGTCTTACCGAGTCCGCTGAGTCCGTAGAGGAAGGCGTTTCGGGGTGGTTCCGCATCGATGATCGGCTGGAACACGGTACGGAGGTGTTCAAGTTCCTCATCGCGACCGAGAATCTCGTCTGGTTGATAGTCCTCTTCTAGTACATCTGCATCCTCAAATGGCGATGTTGTACGCCGGTACGACATTAGATAGACAACCGCAGATATCGTATTTAAAACCGGCGTTTCACGTAGTGGGGGTGAGTTTCACGTAGTGGGTTTATTTATAAACTCTCCACCCCCACTGTTTCACGTAGTGAGCGGTATCTGAAGGGGAGCGTGGTAGAGAAGCGGAAATAATCTCTCCTAGTTAGATGATGTTATTGCCGGTTGGGAAACATTCATTCATATATAGTAGTCCTCAAAGAGGTAGACATTCGAATAACGCTCACTACGTGAAACGTCGGGGGAGGGGGTATTTAAATCAACCCACTACGTGAAACGGCGGAGGGGGCGAGGATATAAAGGATCACTACGTGAAACAGTGGGGTACTACAAAACACACCTCATCAAGGTCGCCGGAAAATAGAGTGCGTGTATATGTTGTTCTAGACTAGGTCAACTAGAAGAGAGGAGACAACATTAATAGATGCTCTCTGCCGGGAAGATGCCGTTTTCCCGGCATATGACGCCTTGTTTCCCACCCCTGACTTCCCAGAACACATCGATAGAGGGGTGTGGTTGTCGCACGCCTCTCTGTTCTACATCTCTACGCGGGGATGTGGATTCGAGAGCGAATCGAGAACCGCTGGCCGACAGTCGACGAGTGACGAAAACTGGCTATGTCACCCTACTCCACCAGCGTCGTCAGCCCGTCCTCCAGCGAGACGGTCGCCTCGAATCCCAGTTCTTCGCGCGCGCGAGCCACGTCCGCTCGGCTGTGGCGCACGTCGGCGGCTCGAGGGTCGGTGTGGACGATCTCTGAGTCCGAGCCGACCGCGTCGCGGATCGCCTCGGCGAGCCGGCGGATCGACGTGCTCTGCCCGGTGCCGACGTTGAACGCCCGACCCGTCTCGTCGGTCGTGGCGGCCGCGAGGTTCGCCCGCACGACGTCGGAGACGTGGACGAAGTCGCGCGTCTGCTCGCCGTCGCCGTGGACCGTGATCGGCTCGCCGGCGCGGGCCTGCTCGAAGAAGGCCTTGACGACGCCGCTGTAGTCGCCGCCGGCCTGCCTGGGGCCGTAGATATTGAAGTACCGGAGCGCGACGGCGTCGAGGTCGTACAGGTCGTCGTGGGTGCGGGCGTAGTGGTCGATCGCCAGCTTGTCGACGGCGTACGGCGAGGTGGGCGTCTTGGCGTCGGTCTCGGCGACCGGCACCGACTCGGGCTCGCCGTAGATCGCGCAGCTGGACGCCAGCACGACTCGGGCGTCCTCCTCGCGCGCCCGGTCGAGCAGCTCCACGGTCGCCGCGACGTTGGTCTCGTGGCTCTCGGCGGGTGCCTCGACCGAGCGGTCGACGCTGACAAGTCCGGCCTCGTGGAAGACGACGTCGACGTCCGACATCGCCCACCCGAGCACGTCCGGGTCGCGGACGTCGCCCTCGATCAGCTCGACGCCCGGCGGGACGTGCTCGGCCTTCCCACCCGAGAGGTCATCGAGCACCCGGACCTCGTTGTCGCCGGCGAGCGCCTCGACCAGGTGGCTGCCGACGAACCCCGCGCCGCCGGTCACCAGAACAGTTCGCCCGGACAGCTCCGGGGCGCCGCCGACGCCGCGGCGTCGCCCGCCGTGTCGCTTGGCCATGCTCGTCTCTCACCTCCCCCAGCGCGGGTTTTGTTATAGGCTGGTTGCGCCGCTGGTGCCGTCACCCGCCGGGTCGAAAACGAGTCCTACTGACCGATGCCATCTCAGCTGACGTCGATATTTATCCGCCGACGCTGGCGTTCGGATCGACGAGGTACAGCTCGAACTGATCGTTCGCCTGCACCCGGTCGATCTCGGCCTCCTGTTCGAGCTGCTCGAACCCAGCCTCGTTGTACCGGAACCCCTCGTAGAGAACCGTCTCGCGCTCGACGTCGGCCTCGGTCACCGGAACGTAGGTCGGGTCGTCGAACGCCGACTCGACGGTCCCGTTCCGGAAGTGCCCCTGCGGAACGACGTAGCGGCGCCAGGAGATCCGCTCGGCCGCCGGTGTCGTCGTCCCGTAGTGGAGATCGATGAACCGGCGAGGACCGGATCGGATGCCGGCGAACGCGGTCGACTCGTTGCGGTGCTCCAGCGCGGTCGTGTAGCCGTCGACCTCGGCCTCGGTCACCTGGCTGTTTGGCTGGTAGATGTACGGCGAGGGGTGGAACGCCACCGCCTGCAACACCAGGAACGCCACGAACGCGACCGCGAGGGCGACCGAGAGCACGCTTCGCCCCCGGACATCGCTGAGCCGGTCGATCCCGACGGTCAGGGCGACCGCGCCGAGGATCGTCACGATCGCCATCAGGAACCCGTGGTACCGGAAGTACTGGGTCTGGGCGTTGGCCAGCAGGAACACGACGAAGAACCCCGCCGCGGGCACGCCCGTCAGGATCAGGTACTCGAGGTACGCCGTCCCGTCGTCGTCGATCCGTCCGACGCCGCCGGCCAGCACCGCGACGGCCAGCACCGCCGCGAGCACCGCGTACACCAGGCTGACGCCGAACAGCTTGACGAACATTTCCTCCAGACTTCCCCCCAGCAGCGTCAGCGAGCTCGCGCGGCTGGCGACGGCGCCCCCCGGCTGCGACGCCGATAGCAGCCCCGACGCGATCGCGGCCACCGCCTCGTACACCCGTTCGAGGCGGGCCGACCACAGCAGGAACACCAACCCGAACAGCCCCGTCTGGGCGTACAGCCGGCGGTGCGTTGCGATCGGATGATTGCGCCCGAGGCGGCGGTAGAGGTACTGCAGCGTGGCGATCAGGACGAACGCGCCGAGCAGGTTCACCGCCTGCTGCGGGTGCAGCAGGACGACCGCGGTCGTCGAGAGCGCAAGCAGCAGGCCGACGCCGGTGACGTTGCCGACCAGTCGCCGGTGATCGCCGCGGTCGCTCGCGTACCCCATCGCGAGGTAGAGCACGACCGGCGCGAACATGATCGCCTGGGTCGTCGGGTACGCGACCGCGTGGGTCCCGAGATTGTTGATCGGCATCAGCAACAGCGCGGAGACGGCGCCGACGGCGATTGCCGACCTCGTGTCGGCGATCGCGGCGACGCAGAGCGGGACGAACAGCAAGAACACGAGGAAGAAGACGGCGACGGTCAGCATCATCGTCAGCCGCAGTTCGAGGCCGGTTACGCTCGATAACTGCACCGAGATCGTGTGGATCGCGGGATAGCGCATCCCGGCGGGGTGCAACACGCCCACCTCGAACATCCGCGCCCAGCCGAGGTGGCTCAGCGGGTCGCCCTTGCCGTAGAAGTAGTAGCCCCGCAGGATCGGCAGCGCGGCGACCGAGAGCGCGCTGGCGCCCGCGAGCAGCGTCGCCCCCTGCCCGACGCGGCGGGACGCCGGACCGCGGACGGCGATGACGACGCCGATCAGCGCCGCGACGCCGACGCCGCCCCAGAACAGCAGCGGCGTCGCCTCGTAGATCGACAGCTCGTAGCTCCGGGCCGGCGACCGGTGGGCCGCGATCACGGCGGTCGTCAGCGCCACGAAGCCGACCAGCAGCGCGATGCGCGCTCGGCGCGTTCCGCGAGACTCGGTGCGATCCGTATCAGTGGTCATGGTGGGTCAGTTGGCATCGGCCGCATCCGCGTTCGGCTCGCTTCGACGACGGCATCCACGTTCGGCTCGACTCGGTTCGACTCCAGTTTCCGCCTGCGTTGTCGCCGGTCACGATTCGACGACGCCGCGGTACACGTCCCTGATCTGTTCGCCCATCCGTTCGACGCTCAACTCGCGAACGACCTCGCGACCGTTCGACTCGACGCCGGCGTCGAGCACGGAGACGAGGGCGTCGGCCAGCTCGGCGTCGTCCCGCCCGACGAAGGAGTGGCGGACGCCCGAGAGCCGCTGTCGGACGTCGCCGACGTCCGTCGAGACCACGGGGAGGTTGCAGGCCATCGCCTCCTTGACGGAGTTGGGCGAGCCCTCGCGGTCGGACGTGAGCAGCAGCGCGTCGGCGGCGTTCATGTACGTCGGCATCCGATCGTGGGGGACGCCGGAGACGGTCTGCAGTTCGACGGGGGTCGCGAGGCGCTCGCGGGCGGCCGCGACGACCCGCTCCGCTCGGGCGGGGTTCT contains:
- a CDS encoding DUF7344 domain-containing protein produces the protein MTSSDMDVPEAERTNDEGEVESEEEPAEAEQSVEPEPLPLDIVFEILKNKRRRLVLRYVRREENGTVDLGELAEHVAALENDKSVSALTSGERKRVYVGLYQCHLPKMDDAGIVEFDRNRGTIELGENADQLDEYLDNQSEEETVWPRYYLSITLIGGGLFLIGQAGLFPADWVQTVIVLAMLVALAGCAVLQSRED
- a CDS encoding Cdc6/Cdc18 family protein, producing MSYRRTTSPFEDADVLEEDYQPDEILGRDEELEHLRTVFQPIIDAEPPRNAFLYGLSGLGKTASTKYEISELTDSVANYDDISLETIWLNCNDCSSSYQVAITLANQLLPARDQLPRSGLPKSQVYETLFEALDAIGDGDTDVRDYVIIVLDEVDNIGSQDRILYQIPRARANGRLENVWPALIGISNDLSFKEGLSSKVTSSLCEHEITFSSYNATELQEILLHRSQRAFKEGTIKDGVIELTAAYGAQEGGDARYALDLLRRGGQLAKDEEEVRLEHIERAREELERDRMLEAIESMDKHEHMTIAALVTLHLQNETPVGRKELYPVYRQYAEEIIGEVNASRRVHDYLSNMHMLGLIKRAEVQEGIGEETRFEYSLDSLSTEMAVQALERLDVPGHPETNRTIPSKLQQLLGD
- the glmS gene encoding glutamine--fructose-6-phosphate transaminase (isomerizing) — its product is MCGITARIGRGDAVDELLTGLENLEYRGYDSAGVAIKNGHGLAVHKREGKIDQLKSRVEQSPPEGSMGIGHTRWSTHGPPTDANAHPHTDCTGSIAVVHNGIIENHEALKADLRERGHRFESDTDTEVIPHLLEEHVDRGLELDVAFRRMAEQLQGSYAIAAMTDEADAVYATRQGSPLVLGIDDDCHYLASDVPAFLEFTDRVVYLEDGDVVTVTDEGYEIVDSQGDPLDREVRTVDWVAEDAEKGRYDHFMRKEISEQPTALAQTIEGRIDASEEGEPIVTDGSEAASRGDSVSTPGADGVSLEEFPPGTFADVSAIQFVACGTSYHAALYGQQLLARRGVSAQTFRAGEYAMSPAPVDDDTLVIGVTQSGETADTLESLRRAAEGGARTLALTNVVGSTAARECDDAMFIRAGPEIGVAATKTFSSQVASLGLLAERLARDVADSESEDSRQLLAELSTLPETVQRVLDETQAMEVVDRYRAMDSYFFIGRGVAHPVAMEGALKFKEITYEHAEGFAAGQLKHGPLALVTPNTPVFAVFTGRHTDKTLSNVREVQARGAPVIGVVSEDNREVIDTVDAALTIPEAHPDVAAVLANVQLQLVAYHVADYLDRPIDKPRNLAKSVTVE
- a CDS encoding HalOD1 output domain-containing protein, with protein sequence MYYHRTGSVTDQYWRDPVPMRNTDYHDGRDERRSDAHRFEWSDDAALSITVIEAVASVSGRDPIDIEPLNRYVDPDALDEIFDRGDAATSARGRISFPLEEYLVVVYSDGDILVYPPE
- a CDS encoding transcription initiation factor IIB; its protein translation is MNTYSRSKQHTDEEEGESREGSTCSECNSGTLVHNSDRHELVCDECGLVVEDESIDYGPEWRAFNHSERQERSRVGAPTTELMHDQGLTTKIDWRDKDAHGRTIRPEQRSRMRRLRKWQQRIRTGDAGERNLKQALSEISRMSSALGVPHSVREVASVIYQKALDADLIRGRSIEGVATAALYAACRQEEIPRSLDEVAEVSRVERKEIGRTYRHISQQLNLVMEPVDPKQYLPRFCSQLEIDSEVRQLAKEIVDVTVDSGLHSGKSPTGCAAAAIYLAAQRCDQELTQREVADVAQVTVVTIRNRYQEQVQAMDDQ
- a CDS encoding ParA family protein, which translates into the protein MDRTNAVSVALQKGGVGKTTIAINLAERLAARGDDVLLVDLDQQGNATEGVGLADAYEADVHLGHVLDDDDPTTPGDVIRPAAGETEFDVLPGHKDLDTVADTIRNTRFAELWVRRRIVEPLVEDGYDRVVIDSPPNLGPLSDASLIATQNVIVPLQMAEPSVSGFERMYTQQIVPIDREVGIDIAAIVPNKLSGDNEEKRIIGDLEDSEFGEYLPEFARSDQFGVSPGPGIRERISFRRAWREGVPLATYDPDSDMLDRLDELAAVVQDGGVTDA
- a CDS encoding DUF7344 domain-containing protein; this translates as MSEEYGSRGEQGDAERDDGPIEFDRLFSCLSTARRRYALYCIVETPATALSTTELVNELAALERRVSDEIPPRDEIELSLRHTHLPKLSSAGVIDYDPERSVVSYCGGRRADRWLARTMDAELDRPMD